The following coding sequences lie in one Arabidopsis thaliana chromosome 3, partial sequence genomic window:
- the CYP71B20 gene encoding cytochrome P450, family 71, subfamily B, polypeptide 20 (''cytochrome P450, family 71, subfamily B, polypeptide 20'' (CYP71B20); FUNCTIONS IN: electron carrier activity, monooxygenase activity, iron ion binding, oxygen binding, heme binding; INVOLVED IN: oxidation reduction; LOCATED IN: endomembrane system; CONTAINS InterPro DOMAIN/s: Cytochrome P450 (InterPro:IPR001128), Cytochrome P450, E-class, group I (InterPro:IPR002401), Cytochrome P450, conserved site (InterPro:IPR017972); BEST Arabidopsis thaliana protein match is: cytochrome P450, family 71, subfamily B, polypeptide 19 (TAIR:AT3G26170.1); Has 32920 Blast hits to 32663 proteins in 1663 species: Archae - 46; Bacteria - 3164; Metazoa - 12063; Fungi - 6912; Plants - 9553; Viruses - 3; Other Eukaryotes - 1179 (source: NCBI BLink).) — MAISFLCFCLITLASLIFFAKKIKHLKWNLPPSPPKFPVIGNLHQIGELPHRSLQHLAERYGPVMLLHFGFVPVTVVSSREAAEEVLRTHDLDCCSRPKLVGTRLLSRNFKDVCFTPYGNEWKARRKFALRELFCLKKVQSFRHIREEECNFLVKQLSESAVNRSPVDLSKSLFWLTASIFFRVALGQNFHESNFIDKEKIEELVFEAETALASFTCSDFFPVAGLGWLVDWFSGQHKRLNDVFYKLDALFQHVIDDHLNPGRSKEHEDIIDSMLDAIHKEGKDSSLELIIDHIKGFLANIFLAGIDTGALTMIWAMTELVKNPKLIKKVQGEIREQLGSNKARITEEDIDKVPYLKMVIKETFRLHPAAPLILPRETMAHIKVQGYDIPPKRRILVNVSAIGRDPKLWTNPEEFDPERFMDSSVDYRGQHYELLPFGSGRRICPGMPMGIAAVELGLLNLLYFFDWKLPDGMTHKDIDTEEAGTLTIVKKVPLQLVPVRVQ, encoded by the exons atggccatctctttcctctgtttttgccTCATTACCCTCGCTTCGTTAATCTTTTTCGCCAAGAAGATTAAACACTTGAAATGGAATCTTCCTCCAAGCCCTCCAAAGTTTCCGGTCATCGGAAATTTACACCAGATTGGAGAATTGCCTCACAGGTCACTTCAACATCTCGCCGAAAGATACGGACCTGTGATGCTTCTTCACTTTGGGTTTGTCCCTGTAACTGTGGTCTCATCAAGAGAAGCAGCTGAAGAAGTGCTCAGAACTCATGACCTAGACTGTTGCAGCAGGCCTAAACTTGTCGGGACAAGGTTACTCTCGCGGAATTTTAAAGATGTCTGTTTTACGCCATACGGTAACGAGTGGAAGGCGCGGCGTAAGTTTGCCCTGCGTGAGCTTTTCTGTTTGAAAAAGGTTCAGTCCTTTAGGCATATCCGAGAGGAAGAATGTAACTTTCTGGTCAAGCAACTGTCGGAATCCGCGGTTAATCGCTCTCCGGTCGATTTGAGCAAATCACTTTTCTGGCTAACCGCTAGTATCTTTTTCAGAGTTGCCTTAGGACAGAATTTTCATGAGAGCAATTTTATCGATAAAGAAAAGATCGAAGAGCTCGTGTTCGAAGCTGAGACTGCCCTAGCAAGTTTCACTTGTTCTGATTTCTTCCCTGTTGCCGGACTTGGATGGCTTGTTGATTGGTTTTCCGGACAACACAAGAGACTCAACGATGTTTTTTACAAGCTCGATGCTCTGTTTCAACATGTCATAGATGATCATTTAAATCCAGGAAGATCAAAAGAGCACGAAGACATCATCGATTCAATGTTGGATGCGATTcataaagaaggaaaagataGTTCCTTAGAGCTCATAATAGATCATATTAAGGGGTTTCTCGCG AATATATTTCTTGCAGGGATAGACACAGGGGCCCTCACCATGATATGGGCAATGACGGAGCTCGTTAAAAACCCGAAACTTATAAAGAAAGTTCAAGGCGAGATCCGAGAACAACTTGGCAGCAATAAGGCGAGAATCACCGAGGAAGATATCGATAAAGTTCCTTACTTGAAGATGGTAATCAAAGAAACATTCAGGTTACACCCGGCAGCTCCTCTTATACTTCCAAGAGAAACAATGGCTCACATCAAAGTTCAAGGGTATGATATTCCTCCCAAGAGGCGGATCTTGGTCAATGTTTCGGCTATCGGAAGAGATCCCAAACTCTGGACAAACCCGGAAGAGTTTGACCCTGAGAGGTTTATGGATAGCTCTGTTGATTATAGGGGACAACATTACGAGCTCTTACCATTTGGGTCCGGTCGAAGGATATGTCCCGGGATGCCAATGGGGATTGCTGCCGTCGAATTGGGACTCTTGAACTTACTTTACTTCTTCGATTGGAAGTTGCCTGATGGGATGACACATAAAGATATTGATACTGAAGAAGCTGGTACTCTTACAATCGTCAAGAAAGTACCTCTCCAGCTCGTTCCAGTTCGAGTTCAGTGA
- the CYP71B17 gene encoding cytochrome P450, family 71, subfamily B, polypeptide 17 (''cytochrome P450, family 71, subfamily B, polypeptide 17'' (CYP71B17); FUNCTIONS IN: electron carrier activity, monooxygenase activity, iron ion binding, oxygen binding, heme binding; INVOLVED IN: oxidation reduction; CONTAINS InterPro DOMAIN/s: Cytochrome P450 (InterPro:IPR001128), Cytochrome P450, E-class, group I (InterPro:IPR002401), Cytochrome P450, conserved site (InterPro:IPR017972); BEST Arabidopsis thaliana protein match is: cytochrome P450, family 71, subfamily B, polypeptide 16 (TAIR:AT3G26150.1); Has 33070 Blast hits to 32831 proteins in 1676 species: Archae - 44; Bacteria - 3139; Metazoa - 12047; Fungi - 7115; Plants - 9587; Viruses - 3; Other Eukaryotes - 1135 (source: NCBI BLink).): MAISLLCLFLITFVSLTIVGCKIKRSIWNLPPSPPKLPVIGNLHQVGELPHRSFRRLAERTGHVMLLHLGFVPVTVISSREAAEEVLRTHDLDCCSRPNLVGSRLISRGFKDLNFTPYGEEWKERRRFLVGELFCSKKLQSFIYIKEVECNFLVKKLSESAVDQSPVDLSKTLFWLAASILFRVAFGQSFHESEFTDTDKIDELVFETETAQGSFTCSDFFPIAGLGWLVDWISGQHKRLNDVFLKLDALLQHVIDDHSNPGRSKDHKDIVDVMLDVMHKQGKDDSLRLTIDHIKGLLTNIIIAGIDTGALTMIWTMTELARNPEIMKKVQGEIRDRLGNNRERITKEDLDKVPFLNLVIKETFRLHPVAPLLLPRETMAHVKVQGYDIPPKRRILVNAWAIGRDPKLWTDPEEFKPERFIDSPVDYRGQHFELLPFGSGRRICPGMAMGMATLELGLLNLLYFFDWKLPDGMSHKDIDTEEAGTLTVVKKVHLKLVPVRVP; this comes from the exons atggcaatCTCTTTGCTCTGTCTTTTTCTCATCACCTTCGTTTCGTTAACCATTGTTGGCTGCAAGATCAAACGCTCTATATGGAATCTTCCCCCAAGCCCTCCTAAGTTACCGGTCATCGGAAACTTACACCAAGTTGGAGAATTGCCTCACAGGTCATTTCGACGTCTAGCCGAAAGAACCGGACATGTTATGCTTCTTCACTTAGGGTTTGTCCCTGTAACTGTTATCTCATCGAGAGAAGCAGCTGAAGAAGTTCTTAGAACTCATGACCTAGACTGTTGCAGCAGGCCTAACCTTGTGGGGTCTAGGCTAATCTCTCGGGGTTTTAAAGATCTCAATTTTACTCCATATGGTGAAGAGTGGAAGGAGCGACGTAGGTTCTTGGTTGGTGAGCTTTTCTGTTCTAAAAAGCTTCagtcttttatatatatcaaagaagTAGAATGTAACTTTCTGGTCAAGAAACTGTCGGAATCAGCAGTGGATCAATCTCCAGTCGATTTGAGCAAAACCCTTTTCTGGCTAGCTGCGAGTATCCTGTTTAGAGTTGCTTTTGGACAGAGTTTCCACGAGAGTGAGTTTACCGATACAGACAAGATCGATGAACTTGTATTTGAAACCGAGACAGCTCAAGGTAGTTTCACTTGCTCTGATTTCTTCCCTATCGCCGGACTTGGATGGCTTGTTGACTGGATTTCCGGACAACACAAGAGGCTCAACGATGTTTTCCTCAAGCTCGATGCTCTGTTACAGCATGTGATTGATGATCATTCAAACCCTGGAAGATCGAAAGATCACAAAGATATTGTCGATGTGATGTTGGATGTGATGCATAAACAAGGCAAAGATGATTCTTTGAGGCTCACAATAGATCATATTAAGGGGCTTCTCACG AATATAATAATCGCAGGGATAGACACAGGAGCTCTGACCATGATATGGACAATGACAGAGCTCGCTAGAAACCCCGAAATAATGAAGAAAGTTCAAGGCGAGATCCGAGATCGCCTTGGCAACAATAGGGAGAGAATTACCAAAGAAGATCTTGATAAAGTTCCTTTCTTGAACTTGGTGATCAAGGAAACATTCAGATTACACCCAGTAGCTCCTCTTTTGCTCCCACGGGAAACAATGGCTCACGTCAAGGTTCAAGGCTATGATATTCCTCCCAAGAGACGGATCTTGGTCAACGCTTGGGCGATAGGAAGAGATCCTAAACTATGGACTGACCCGGAAGAGTTTAAGCCCGAGAGGTTTATCGATAGCCCTGTGGACTATAGAGGACAACATTTTGAGCTCTTACCGTTCGGGTCTGGACGAAGGATATGTCCCGGGATGGCGATGGGGATGGCTACTCTGGAATTGGGACTCTTGAACTTACTTTACTTCTTCGATTGGAAGTTGCCTGATGGGATGTCACATAAAGATATCGATACTGAAGAAGCTGGTACTCTTACAGTCGTTAAGAAAGTACATCTAAAGCTTGTTCCAGTTCGAGTTCCATGA
- the CYP71B20 gene encoding cytochrome P450, family 71, subfamily B, polypeptide 20 (''cytochrome P450, family 71, subfamily B, polypeptide 20'' (CYP71B20); FUNCTIONS IN: electron carrier activity, monooxygenase activity, iron ion binding, oxygen binding, heme binding; LOCATED IN: endomembrane system; CONTAINS InterPro DOMAIN/s: Cytochrome P450 (InterPro:IPR001128), Cytochrome P450, E-class, group IV (InterPro:IPR002403), Cytochrome P450, conserved site (InterPro:IPR017972); BEST Arabidopsis thaliana protein match is: cytochrome P450, family 71, subfamily B, polypeptide 19 (TAIR:AT3G26170.1); Has 35333 Blast hits to 34131 proteins in 2444 species: Archae - 798; Bacteria - 22429; Metazoa - 974; Fungi - 991; Plants - 531; Viruses - 0; Other Eukaryotes - 9610 (source: NCBI BLink).), protein MAISFLCFCLITLASLIFFAKKIKHLKWNLPPSPPKFPVIGNLHQIGELPHRSLQHLAERYGPVMLLHFGFVPVTVVSSREAAEEVLRTHDLDCCSRPKLVGTRLLSRNFKDLDALFQHVIDDHLNPGRSKEHEDIIDSMLDAIHKEGKDSSLELIIDHIKGFLANIFLAGIDTGALTMIWAMTELVKNPKLIKKVQGEIREQLGSNKARITEEDIDKVPYLKMVIKETFRLHPAAPLILPRETMAHIKVQGYDIPPKRRILVNVSAIGRDPKLWTNPEEFDPERFMDSSVDYRGQHYELLPFGSGRRICPGMPMGIAAVELGLLNLLYFFDWKLPDGMTHKDIDTEEAGTLTIVKKVPLQLVPVRVQ, encoded by the exons atggccatctctttcctctgtttttgccTCATTACCCTCGCTTCGTTAATCTTTTTCGCCAAGAAGATTAAACACTTGAAATGGAATCTTCCTCCAAGCCCTCCAAAGTTTCCGGTCATCGGAAATTTACACCAGATTGGAGAATTGCCTCACAGGTCACTTCAACATCTCGCCGAAAGATACGGACCTGTGATGCTTCTTCACTTTGGGTTTGTCCCTGTAACTGTGGTCTCATCAAGAGAAGCAGCTGAAGAAGTGCTCAGAACTCATGACCTAGACTGTTGCAGCAGGCCTAAACTTGTCGGGACAAGGTTACTCTCGCGGAATTTTAAAGAT CTCGATGCTCTGTTTCAACATGTCATAGATGATCATTTAAATCCAGGAAGATCAAAAGAGCACGAAGACATCATCGATTCAATGTTGGATGCGATTcataaagaaggaaaagataGTTCCTTAGAGCTCATAATAGATCATATTAAGGGGTTTCTCGCG AATATATTTCTTGCAGGGATAGACACAGGGGCCCTCACCATGATATGGGCAATGACGGAGCTCGTTAAAAACCCGAAACTTATAAAGAAAGTTCAAGGCGAGATCCGAGAACAACTTGGCAGCAATAAGGCGAGAATCACCGAGGAAGATATCGATAAAGTTCCTTACTTGAAGATGGTAATCAAAGAAACATTCAGGTTACACCCGGCAGCTCCTCTTATACTTCCAAGAGAAACAATGGCTCACATCAAAGTTCAAGGGTATGATATTCCTCCCAAGAGGCGGATCTTGGTCAATGTTTCGGCTATCGGAAGAGATCCCAAACTCTGGACAAACCCGGAAGAGTTTGACCCTGAGAGGTTTATGGATAGCTCTGTTGATTATAGGGGACAACATTACGAGCTCTTACCATTTGGGTCCGGTCGAAGGATATGTCCCGGGATGCCAATGGGGATTGCTGCCGTCGAATTGGGACTCTTGAACTTACTTTACTTCTTCGATTGGAAGTTGCCTGATGGGATGACACATAAAGATATTGATACTGAAGAAGCTGGTACTCTTACAATCGTCAAGAAAGTACCTCTCCAGCTCGTTCCAGTTCGAGTTCAGTGA
- the CYP71B21 gene encoding cytochrome P450, family 71, subfamily B, polypeptide 21 (''cytochrome P450, family 71, subfamily B, polypeptide 21'' (CYP71B21); FUNCTIONS IN: electron carrier activity, monooxygenase activity, iron ion binding, oxygen binding, heme binding; INVOLVED IN: oxidation reduction; CONTAINS InterPro DOMAIN/s: Cytochrome P450 (InterPro:IPR001128), Cytochrome P450, E-class, group I (InterPro:IPR002401), Cytochrome P450, conserved site (InterPro:IPR017972); BEST Arabidopsis thaliana protein match is: cytochrome P450, family 71, subfamily B, polypeptide 22 (TAIR:AT3G26200.1); Has 32895 Blast hits to 32599 proteins in 1663 species: Archae - 46; Bacteria - 3045; Metazoa - 12074; Fungi - 6934; Plants - 9668; Viruses - 3; Other Eukaryotes - 1125 (source: NCBI BLink).), whose product MSIFLCFLLLLPLFLVFYKRLLPSKGKLPPGPISLPIIGNLHQLGKSLHRSFYKLSQEYGPVMFLRFGVVPVVVFSTKEAAEEVLKTHDLETCTRPKLSATGLFTYNFKDIGFAQYGEDWREMRKLAMLELFSSKKLKAFRYIREEESELLVKKVTESAQTQTLVDLRKALFSYTASIVCRLAFGQNFHECDFVDMDKVEELVLESETNLGSFAFIDFFPAGLGWAIDRISGQHSRLHKAFARLSNFFQHVIDDHLKPWQSEDHSDIVGVMLDMINKESKVGSFKVTYDHLKGVMSDVFLAGVNAGAITMIWALTELTRHPRVMKKLQQEIRELLGDNKEKITEQDLEKVHYLKLVIQETFRLHPPAPLLLPRETMSDVKIQGYNIPKNTMIEINTYAIGRDPNCWTNPNEFIPERFVDSPIDYKGQHFELLPFGGGRRICPGMATGMTIVELGLLNVLYFFDWSLPYGMAIADINMEEAGAFVIAKKVPLELVPVLHY is encoded by the exons atgtcgatctttctctgtttcctcttgCTCTTacctctctttcttgttttttacaAAAGGCTTTTACCGTCGAAAGGGAAGCTTCCTCCGGGACCTATAAGTCTTCCGATCATCGGAAACTTGCACCAACTTGGAAAATCTCTTCATAGATCTTTTTATAAACTCTCCCAAGAGTATGGACCCGTGATGTTTCTTCGTTTCGGTGTAGTCCCTGTGGTAGTGTTCTCCACAAAAGAAGCAGCCGAAGAAGTTTTAAAGACTCACGATCTCGAGACTTGCACCCGACCAAAGCTATCTGCCACCGGGTTATTTACATATAACTTCAAAGACATTGGCTTTGCACAATACGGGGAAGACTGGAGAGAGATGAGAAAGCTTGCGATGCTCGAGCTCTTTAGCTCAAAAAAGTTAAAGGCTTTCCGGTatattagagaagaagagagtgaattGCTCGTCAAGAAAGTCACAGAATCTGCTCAAACACAAACTTTGGTGGATTTGAGAAAGGCTCTTTTCTCTTATACCGCTAGTATCGTATGTAGACTCGCTTTCGGACAGAACTTCCATGAGTGCGATTTTGTCGATATGGATAAAGTTGAAGAGCTTGTGCTTGAGTCTGAGACCAATCTTGGCTCATTCGCATTCATTGACTTCTTCCCTGCCGGTCTTGGGTGGGCTATTGATCGGATCTCCGGTCAACATTCGAGGTTGCACAAAGCCTTTGCTAGACTAAGTAATTTCTTTCAACATGTGATCGATGATCATTTGAAGCCCTGGCAATCGGAAGATCATTCAGACATTGTTGGTGTCATGTTGGATATGATCAATAAAGAGAGCAAAGTCGGCTCTTTTAAAGTCACTTATGATCATCTCAAAGGAGTCATGTCG GATGTGTTTTTGGCGGGAGTGAACGCAGGAGCGATCACAATGATATGGGCATTGACAGAGTTAACTAGACATCCTagagtgatgaagaaacttCAACAAGAGATTCGAGAATTACTCGgagacaacaaagaaaaaatcacGGAGCAGGATCTCGAAAAAGTTCACTACCTGAAGCTTGTGATCCAAGAAACATTCCGACTACACCCACCCGCTCCTCTCTTGCTCCCAAGAGAGACAATGTCTGATGTGAAGATTCAAGGCTACAACATTCCCAAAAACACAATGATCGAGATCAACACTTACGCAATAGGACGTGATCCCAACTGCTGGACAAATCCTAACGAGTTTATCCCTGAGAGGTTTGTTGATAGCCCTATCGACTACAAGGGTCAGCATTTTGAATTGTTGCCATTCGGTGGAGGCCGTAGGATCTGTCCCGGGATGGCCACGGGAATGACCATCGTTGAGCTCGGCCTCCTTAACGTTCTTTACTTCTTCGATTGGAGTTTACCCTATGGAATGGCCATTGCAGACATTAACATGGAAGAAGCTGGAGCTTTCGTCATTGCCAAGAAAGTCCCACTTGAGCTCGTGCCAGTTCTTCATTACTGA
- the CYP71B19 gene encoding cytochrome P450, family 71, subfamily B, polypeptide 19 (''cytochrome P450, family 71, subfamily B, polypeptide 19'' (CYP71B19); FUNCTIONS IN: electron carrier activity, monooxygenase activity, iron ion binding, oxygen binding, heme binding; INVOLVED IN: oxidation reduction; LOCATED IN: endomembrane system; CONTAINS InterPro DOMAIN/s: Cytochrome P450 (InterPro:IPR001128), Cytochrome P450, conserved site (InterPro:IPR017972), Cytochrome P450, E-class, group I (InterPro:IPR002401); BEST Arabidopsis thaliana protein match is: cytochrome P450, family 71, subfamily B, polypeptide 20 (TAIR:AT3G26180.1); Has 32773 Blast hits to 32510 proteins in 1671 species: Archae - 46; Bacteria - 3259; Metazoa - 12067; Fungi - 6747; Plants - 9505; Viruses - 3; Other Eukaryotes - 1146 (source: NCBI BLink).), translating to MAISFLCVFLITFVSLIFFAKKIKRSKWNLPPSPPKFPVIGNLHQIGELPHRSLQHLAERYGPVMLLHFGFVPITVVSSREAAEEVLRTHDLDCCSRPKLVGTRLLSRDFKDIGFTPYGNEWKARRKFALRELFCLKKVQSFRHIREEECNFLVKQLSESAVDRSPVDLSKSLFWLTASILFRVALGQNFHESDFIDKEKIEELVFEAETALASFTCSDFFPVAGLGWLVDWFSGQHKRLNDVFYKLDALFQHVIDDHLNPGRSKEHEDIIDSMLDVIHKQGEDSSLELTIDHIKGFLANIFLAGIDTGAITMIWAVTELVKNPKLIKKVQGDIREQLGSNKERITEEDIEKVPYLKMVIKETFRLHPAAPLILPRETMAHIKVQGYDIPPKRRILVNVSAIGRDPKLWTNPKEFDPERFMDSFVDYRGQHYELLPFGSGRRICPGMPMGIAAVELGLLNLLYFFDWKLPDGMTHKDIDTEEAGTLTIVKKVPLKLVPVRVQ from the exons atggcGATCTCTTTCCTCTGTGTTTTTCTCATCACCTTCGTTTCGTTAATCTTTTTTGCCAAGAAAATCAAACGATCAAAATGGAATCTTCCTCCAAGCCCTCCCAAGTTTCCGGTCATCGGGAACTTACATCAGATTGGAGAATTGCCTCACAGGTCACTTCAACATCTCGCCGAAAGATACGGACCTGTGATGCTTCTTCACTTTGGGTTTGTCCCTATAACTGTGGTCTCATCGAGAGAAGCCGCTGAAGAAGTGCTTAGAACTCATGACCTAGACTGTTGCAGCAGGCCTAAGCTTGTCGGGACAAGGTTACTCTCGCGGGATTTTAAAGATATCGGTTTTACGCCATACGGTAACGAGTGGAAGGCGCGGCGTAAGTTTGCCCTGCGTGAGCTTTTCTGTTTGAAAAAGGTTCAGTCCTTTAGGCATATCCGAGAGGAAGAATGTAACTTTCTGGTCAAGCAACTGTCGGAATCTGCGGTTGATCGCTCTCCGGTCGATTTGAGCAAATCCCTTTTCTGGCTAACCGCTAGTATCCTTTTTAGAGTTGCCTTAGGACAGAATTTTCACGAGAGCGATTTTATCGATAAAGAAAAGATCGAAGAGCTCGTGTTCGAAGCTGAGACTGCCCTAGCAAGTTTCACTTGTTCTGATTTCTTCCCTGTTGCCGGACTTGGATGGCTCGTTGATTGGTTTTCCGGACAACACAAGAGACTCAACGATGTTTTTTACAAGCTCGATGCTCTGTTTCAACATGTCATAGATGATCATTTAAATCCTGGAAGATCAAAAGAGCACGAAGACATCATCGATTCAATGTTGGATGTGATTCATAAACAAGGAGAGGACAGTTCCTTAGAGCTCACAATAGATCATATCAAGGGGTTTCTCGCG AATATATTTCTTGCAGGGATAGACACAGGGGCCATCACCATGATATGGGCAGTGACGGAGCTCGTTAAAAACCCGAAACTGATAAAGAAAGTTCAAGGCGATATCCGAGAACAACTTGGCAGCAATAAGGAGAGAATCACCGAGGAAGATATCGAGAAAGTTCCTTACTTGAAGATGGTAATCAAAGAAACATTCAGGTTACACCCAGCAGCTCCTCTTATACTTCCAAGGGAAACAATGGCTCACATCAAAGTTCAAGGGTATGATATTCCTCCCAAGAGGAGGATCTTGGTCAATGTTTCGGCAATAGGAAGAGATCCCAAACTCTGGACAAACCCGAAAGAGTTTGACCCTGAGAGGTTTATGGATAGCTTTGTTGATTATAGGGGACAACATTACGAGCTCTTACCATTTGGGTCCGGTCGAAGGATATGTCCCGGGATGCCAATGGGGATTGCTGCCGTCGAATTGGGACTCTTGAACTTACTTTACTTCTTCGATTGGAAGTTGCCTGATGGGATGACACATAAAGATATCGATACTGAAGAAGCTGGTACTCTTACAATAGTCAAGAAAGTACCTCTCAAGCTCGTTCCAGTTCGAGTTCAGTGA